One part of the Mesorhizobium sp. M4B.F.Ca.ET.058.02.1.1 genome encodes these proteins:
- a CDS encoding CreA family protein — protein MRKLIGGALAACLVLGAGAAAAEKVGKVGVDWVGNDIMVEAIKDPKVEGVTCHVAYFDRSVIDRLHKGNWFEDPSDSSISCRQTGPITIGDIDMGESGEEVFKQGISLIWKKQVVNRIYDKKNETLIYLSHSRQVQNGSAKMSVTTIPLYGQNVVWTKGKPQ, from the coding sequence TTGCGAAAACTGATCGGCGGCGCGCTTGCCGCATGCCTCGTTCTTGGCGCTGGCGCCGCGGCGGCCGAGAAGGTCGGCAAGGTCGGCGTCGACTGGGTCGGCAACGACATCATGGTCGAGGCGATCAAGGATCCGAAAGTCGAGGGCGTCACCTGCCATGTCGCCTATTTCGATCGCAGCGTCATCGATCGCCTGCACAAGGGCAACTGGTTCGAGGATCCGTCCGATTCGTCGATCTCCTGCCGCCAGACCGGACCGATCACCATCGGTGACATCGACATGGGCGAAAGCGGCGAGGAGGTGTTCAAGCAGGGCATCAGCCTGATCTGGAAGAAGCAGGTGGTGAACCGCATCTACGACAAGAAGAACGAGACGCTGATCTATCTCTCGCATTCACGCCAGGTGCAGAACGGGTCGGCGAAGATGTCGGTCACGACGATCCCGCTCTACGGCCAGAACGTGGTCTGGACCAAGGGCAAGCCCCAATAA